A stretch of the Aphis gossypii isolate Hap1 chromosome 2, ASM2018417v2, whole genome shotgun sequence genome encodes the following:
- the LOC114125918 gene encoding endocuticle structural glycoprotein SgAbd-4-like, whose protein sequence is MQVTLVLSSLLLAAVVSAYPAQGPESRAVILNQDTEVNYDGTFKNKFETENGIKQEEVGYLKAGPEGPVSVVQGASSYVAPDGSVISTGYISDENGYRPVGAHLPTPPPIPAEIQESLKLLASLPSTPEPIYQ, encoded by the exons ATGCAG GTCACATTGGTCCTTTCTTCGTTGTTGTTGGCCGCTGTGGTCAGCGCCTACCCTGCTCAAGGTCCCGAATCTAGGGCCGTCATCTTGAACCAAGATACAGAAGTAAACTATGATGGAACCTTCAAGAACAA ATTTGAAACCGAAAATGGCATCAAACAAGAAGAAGTCGGCTACCTGAAGGCCGGCCCTGAAGGCCCAGTCTCAGTGGTCCAGGGCGCCAGTTCCTACGTGGCCCCAGACGGTTCAGTCATCTCGACCGGTTACATCTCGGACGAGAACGGTTACCGACCAGTCGGCGCTCATCTGCCAACTCCACCACCAATCCCAGCCGAGATCCAagaatctttaaaattattggctTCTCTGCCCAGCACTCCTGAACCAATATACCAGTAA
- the LOC114125909 gene encoding filaggrin-2-like yields MKMFLFIAFVAFAAAHPQGYESETSSGYGFPTTPSPPSSPYQGNFGSYQKYPLEGSAYSSGAPTGYQSSGATGYQSTPGSYQQSTSAPAYKTNAFSGYQSGAGSGAQSGYQSGVASYQSTPASLQYSKVGQSGYQSSAGSYQSAPAAPSYSQNAQSGYQSGASSYQSAPASPTFSQGPQSNYPSGSGSYQSASLNSQLYSQAGQSNYQSGVASYQSNAAASSYQSTPAAQTYSQSAKSSYQPSPASYGSKSTAAPSYQPSAPSTQYQSQSAQSSYGQRPRTKPVSSTLYQKTGSEYENVKGPNAPVSAPVDAYKPASNGYNAFAPGNVAGPAEVIPILSQSNQPNLGDGSYSYSYETGNGISVSEYGQLKPGGPEGIQSVYGSFSYPGEDGKLITVTYTADENGFVPKGSHLPTPPPIPAEILQSLEQNAAEEAAQQAYQQQQSAYGQNGASSSYGQESGAYSQTPAPGSYGQTSAPGSYGQTSAPGSYGQTSAPGSYGQTSAPGSYGQTSAPGSYAQTSAPGSYGQTSAPGSYGQTSASGSYGQTSGPSSYGQSSGPSSYGQSSTSAPKQSSYQRPQGPSGYGSEANEQSYGQSSSASQLYKSPQGYQSQSASAYKKSPAASAY; encoded by the exons ATGAAGATG tttttatttattgcatttgtCGCTTTTGCGGCGGCTCATCCACAAGGTTATGAATCTGAAACGTCTTCTGGTTATGGATTTCCGACTACACCATCTCCCCCTTCTTCACCTTATCAAGGAAATTTTGGCAGTTACCAAAAATATCCTTTAGAAGGTTCAGCTTACTCATCTGGAGCTCCCACTGGATACCAAAGTAGTGGAGCTACTGGATATCAATCCACTCCTGGATCATATCAACAATCGACCTCAGCTCCCGCGTACAAAACTAATGCATTCTCTGGTTATCAATCTGGCGCAGGATCTGGAGCACAGTCTGGCTACCAGTCTGGCGTTGCTTCTTATCAGTCCACTCCAGCAAGCTTACAATACTCAAAAGTTGGACAGTCTGGCTACCAATCTAGCGCTGGATCTTATCAATCTGCTCCAGCTGCACCATCATACTCACAAAATGCTCAGTCTGGTTACCAATCTGGTGCCAGTTCATACCAATCAGCTCCAGCATCACCAACATTCTCTCAAGGTCCACAGTCTAACTACCCATCTGGTTCTGGATCTTACCAATCTGCTTCTCTAAACTCACAATTATACTCTCAAGCTGGGCAATCTAATTACCAGTCGGGCGTTGCATCTTACCAATCTAATGCTGCTGCTTCTTCTTACCAATCAACCCCAGCTGCACAAACATATTCACAAAGTGCAAAATCCAGTTATCAACCTTCACCAGCATCGTATGGTTCAAAATCGACTGCTGCACCATCATACCAACCATCTGCGCCATCAACACAGTACCAATCACAATCTGCTCAATCATCATATGGTCAACGTCCTCGTACAAAGCCTGTATCATCtacattatatcaaaaaactgGATCTGaatatgaaaatgttaaaGGACCAAATGCTCCTGTTAGTGCGCCTGTCGATGCTTACAAGCCAGCTAGTAATGGATATAACGCTTTTGCACCAGGAAATGTTGCTGGACCCGCCGAAGTTATTCCTATTCTATCTCAGTCCAACCAACCAAATCTTGGTGATGGTTCGTACTCATacag ttaCGAAACTGGCAATGGTATTTCGGTATCAGAATATGGCCAACTTAAGCCAGGTGGCCCAGAAGGAATTCAATCTGTCTATGGATCTTTCAGCTACCCAGGAGAAGACGGAAAACTCATTACAGTAACTTATACTGCTGATGAAAATGGATTTGTTCCAAAAGGCTCTCATTTACCTACACCACCACCAATACCAGCTGAAATTCTTCAATCGTTAGAACAGAATGCTGCTGAGGAAGCTGCACAACAAGCATATCAACAGCAACAGTCAGCTTATGGACAGAATGGTGCTTCATCTTCATATGGACAAGAATCAGGAGCCTATAGTCAAACACCTGCCCCTGGTTCTTATGGACAAACGTCTGCTCCTGGATCTTACGGACAAACGTCTGCTCCTGGATCTTATGGACAAACGTCTGCACCTGGATCTTACGGACAAACATCTGCTCCTGGATCTTATGGACAAACGTCTGCCCCTGGATCTTACGCACAAACGTCTGCTCCTGGATCTTATGGACAAACGTCTGCCCCTGGATCTTACGGACAAACATCTGCCTCTGGATCTTACGGACAAACGTCTGGCCCTAGCTCTTATGGACAATCGTCTGGCCCTAGCTCTTACGGTCAATCATCTACTTCTGCTCCAAAACAATCGAGTTATCAGAGACCACAGGGTCCATCTGGATATGGTTCGGAAGCTAATGAACAATCTTATGGACAATCTTCTTCTGCCAGTCAATTGTACAAGTCACCACAAGGTTATCAGAGCCAAAGTGCATCGGCCTACAAAAAGTCTCCTGCTGCATCGGCTTATTAA